From the genome of Spirochaetota bacterium, one region includes:
- the trpS gene encoding tryptophan--tRNA ligase, with product MERVLSGMRPTGYLHLGNYIGALKQWVELQDKYQCFYMVADLHAMTTDFDRNINLRELTLEMVIDWLSSGVDPNRSVVFVQSMVPEHSELFAILSMITPIGWLERNPTYKETKENLQDRDLNNIGFLAYPVLQAADIVIYKATRVPVGKDQLPHLEITREIVRRFNYLFGEVFPEPQPILGEVAHVYGTDGRKMSKSYNNAIYFKDSEEEIYNKIKIMVTDTNRIRRSDPGNPDNCKTFPLYKIFYQEILDTVIDECTSAKIGCVECKDRIAKKVIEKLSPIKEKRRYYEKNIDEVIDILKEGSKKAREIARETMEEVREVMKMKI from the coding sequence ATGGAGAGAGTTTTGAGTGGAATGCGACCTACTGGGTACCTACACCTTGGTAACTATATTGGAGCACTCAAGCAATGGGTAGAATTACAAGATAAGTATCAGTGTTTTTATATGGTCGCCGATTTACACGCAATGACTACAGATTTTGACAGAAATATAAACCTTAGAGAACTTACTTTAGAGATGGTTATAGATTGGCTTTCGTCAGGAGTAGACCCTAACAGGAGTGTTGTCTTCGTTCAATCAATGGTTCCAGAGCATTCAGAACTTTTTGCAATCCTTTCAATGATAACTCCAATAGGCTGGCTTGAGAGAAATCCTACTTATAAAGAAACTAAAGAAAATCTACAAGACAGAGACCTAAACAACATTGGTTTTCTAGCATACCCTGTCTTACAAGCAGCCGATATTGTGATCTACAAGGCAACCAGAGTTCCAGTTGGTAAGGATCAATTGCCACACCTTGAGATAACCAGAGAGATTGTAAGAAGGTTTAACTATCTCTTCGGAGAGGTATTTCCAGAACCGCAACCAATTCTAGGTGAGGTAGCACATGTCTATGGAACTGATGGTCGCAAGATGAGTAAAAGCTACAATAATGCAATCTACTTTAAAGATAGCGAGGAAGAAATATACAACAAGATCAAGATAATGGTTACTGATACGAATAGGATAAGAAGGTCTGATCCTGGTAATCCTGACAATTGTAAAACGTTTCCTCTGTACAAAATATTCTACCAAGAGATTCTTGACACAGTGATTGATGAATGTACATCTGCGAAGATAGGGTGTGTAGAATGTAAGGATAGAATAGCCAAGAAAGTAATAGAAAAACTCTCACCTATAAAGGAAAAAAGGCGATACTACGAAAAAAATATTGATGAAGTTATTGATATACTAAAGGAAGGCTCAAAAAAGGCTAGAGAAATTGCAAGAGAAACTATGGAAGAAG
- a CDS encoding STAS domain-containing protein: protein MTSSSISIHFTSDGILVKVIGKGVVEYCRDLKEDLEKLVQEYEKLNIYFDLSKATHLDSTFIGLMVVFDKKLSNSGKGSLFILNPPPKIIEILSSMDLIDILKITNIDVHVIGKYKDVQANIQKDIVELKLLIETHNHLIQTGERNKELFSSLEKALREELKRYEQENGENK from the coding sequence ATGACTAGTTCAAGCATATCTATACATTTTACCTCTGATGGTATTTTAGTGAAGGTTATAGGTAAGGGGGTGGTTGAGTATTGCCGAGACCTAAAAGAAGATTTAGAAAAACTAGTTCAAGAGTATGAGAAACTTAATATTTACTTTGACTTATCCAAAGCTACACATCTTGACAGCACATTCATAGGACTGATGGTAGTTTTTGATAAGAAGCTCTCCAACAGTGGGAAAGGTTCTTTATTTATTCTAAATCCTCCCCCGAAAATAATAGAGATACTATCTTCTATGGATCTTATAGATATACTAAAGATAACTAATATAGATGTTCATGTTATAGGCAAATACAAAGATGTTCAGGCTAATATCCAAAAAGATATCGTTGAGCTTAAATTACTTATAGAGACACATAACCATCTTATACAAACAGGTGAAAGGAATAAGGAATTATTCTCTTCGCTTGAGAAAGCCCTGAGGGAGGAACTCAAAAGATATGAACAGGAAAATGGAGAAAACAAGTAG
- the rplU gene encoding 50S ribosomal protein L21, giving the protein MYYLIEVQGKQYKVKQGDYITVDNLNLEKGSKVVFDKVLAVVEDKGIEFGQPYVKGKKVEGIVEENFKGEKIVVFKYRHKVNWRRKYGFRPHLTKVKITSLS; this is encoded by the coding sequence ATGTACTACCTTATAGAGGTTCAGGGTAAGCAATACAAAGTAAAGCAAGGAGACTACATTACAGTAGATAACTTAAATCTTGAGAAGGGTAGTAAAGTTGTGTTTGACAAGGTTCTTGCCGTCGTTGAAGACAAAGGCATAGAGTTTGGACAACCTTATGTTAAGGGTAAGAAAGTTGAGGGTATCGTTGAAGAAAACTTCAAAGGAGAAAAGATCGTAGTCTTCAAATACAGACACAAAGTTAATTGGCGAAGAAAGTATGGTTTTAGACCACACCTTACAAAGGTTAAGATAACATCTCTTTCGTAA
- a CDS encoding trigger factor family protein, translated as MKVESEERELGIFLYNVDLSEDEIREIENKVIDTWRKNANIPGYRKGMVPLEVLKQRYSKEIYRAFEDMLEDRVISEAKKRHPYPVDKAKIIRRYRNKSNSIIKIPGQTENDTVLFTVKVSSQTSLIPKDENELIEKIKNISFVSYSLNAETIDFEELTNLFFSSSRVERHIDDKNLNNYVVEMIVEFEEGSHYVLVILPLELFPETAKHLQSKKISQEIELPIDNKLKNTLQNYYNSIYDEPLKLGNKIKVKLFGIFALDRDRNIIENNVRAFSEDPLTLRNFLSEKLKNKINSFNSSRLINKVVRTVMSNSKIHISETEYLSELLEHISWSLIQYSDLPIHISSLAIDLNSYLPRSLERLIVDNVIKFIYKTFIGNIYKIDKTNDVEVYSKVYQKLLEICNITNKNISYRELKEEFPFLLYEFILDK; from the coding sequence ATGAAAGTAGAGTCAGAGGAGAGAGAACTAGGTATATTCCTCTATAATGTGGATCTATCAGAAGATGAGATAAGGGAGATAGAAAATAAGGTAATAGATACTTGGAGAAAGAATGCTAACATCCCAGGATACAGAAAAGGGATGGTTCCTTTAGAGGTGCTGAAGCAGAGATACTCAAAAGAGATTTATAGAGCATTTGAAGACATGCTGGAAGACAGAGTAATCTCAGAAGCCAAGAAAAGACATCCATATCCTGTAGATAAAGCTAAGATAATAAGGAGGTATAGAAATAAGAGTAATAGTATAATAAAAATACCTGGACAGACAGAAAATGATACAGTATTATTCACTGTCAAGGTTTCTAGCCAGACTTCTTTGATACCAAAAGATGAGAATGAGCTAATAGAAAAGATCAAAAACATAAGTTTTGTCTCTTATAGTCTGAATGCTGAAACAATAGACTTTGAAGAACTAACAAATCTGTTTTTCTCTTCAAGTAGGGTTGAAAGACATATTGACGACAAGAACCTCAATAACTATGTAGTTGAGATGATAGTAGAATTTGAAGAAGGTAGTCACTATGTTTTAGTTATTCTACCTCTAGAGCTTTTTCCAGAAACTGCTAAACATCTGCAGTCAAAGAAGATTTCTCAGGAGATTGAACTTCCTATTGATAACAAACTTAAGAATACACTACAAAATTACTATAACTCTATCTATGATGAACCTTTGAAGTTAGGAAATAAAATCAAGGTAAAGTTATTCGGTATTTTCGCACTAGACAGAGATAGAAATATTATTGAGAACAATGTAAGAGCATTTTCGGAAGACCCCTTGACTTTAAGAAACTTCCTATCTGAAAAACTAAAGAACAAGATAAATTCATTCAACTCTTCTAGGCTCATCAACAAGGTAGTCAGAACTGTGATGAGTAATTCAAAAATACATATCAGTGAGACGGAATATCTCTCCGAACTGTTAGAACACATATCTTGGTCGCTAATACAATACAGTGACCTTCCTATACACATATCTAGTCTCGCTATTGATTTGAACTCATACCTTCCAAGATCATTAGAGAGGTTGATAGTTGATAATGTCATAAAATTCATATATAAAACTTTCATAGGCAACATCTACAAAATAGACAAAACAAATGATGTAGAGGTTTACTCAAAAGTCTATCAAAAACTTTTAGAGATATGTAATATAACTAACAAAAATATCAGCTATAGAGAACTAAAGGAAGAATTTCCTTTCTTATTATATGAGTTTATATTGGATAAATGA
- a CDS encoding MBL fold metallo-hydrolase, whose translation MGINGVLKISYLGHSCFLLETDKGTRILTDPFDKSVGYNTEPVECNIITISHEHFDHSNARMGLGMPRVFKGVNNGSWVGIDTNYMGIRIFNVSVYHDESMGKDRGKNSIFVLEFHDTAVPLRVCHLGDLGHDLKPEDITRIGKVDVIFVPVGGYFTIDARVASNIVFKISPKVVIPMHYKTNITQTWNIDPVDKFLEYFENKIRVNDWNYFIQPSDLQYDKLVLVMDYRK comes from the coding sequence ATGGGCATTAACGGTGTATTGAAGATAAGTTACCTAGGACATTCTTGTTTCCTACTTGAGACAGACAAAGGAACTAGAATTCTTACTGACCCTTTTGATAAATCTGTTGGTTATAACACTGAACCAGTGGAGTGTAATATAATAACAATATCACACGAACACTTTGACCACAGTAATGCTAGGATGGGACTGGGTATGCCAAGAGTATTCAAGGGAGTAAATAATGGTAGTTGGGTAGGTATTGATACAAACTATATGGGAATAAGAATATTTAATGTTTCAGTATATCACGATGAGAGTATGGGTAAAGACCGAGGTAAGAACTCAATATTTGTTCTTGAATTCCATGATACAGCAGTTCCGTTGAGAGTCTGTCACTTAGGAGATCTAGGACATGACCTTAAGCCAGAAGATATAACCAGAATAGGGAAGGTTGATGTCATTTTTGTCCCTGTAGGAGGATATTTCACTATTGACGCTAGAGTAGCCTCAAATATTGTATTCAAGATATCACCAAAAGTTGTGATACCTATGCATTACAAAACAAATATAACACAGACATGGAATATAGACCCAGTTGATAAATTCTTGGAATACTTTGAGAACAAAATTAGGGTGAATGACTGGAACTATTTCATTCAACCATCAGATCTTCAGTATGACAAGTTGGTTCTAGTTATGGACTATAGGAAATAG
- a CDS encoding SpoIIE family protein phosphatase: MNRKMEKTSSNLSRILEINKKINSYYDLRDILENILLSARELFNASGGSILLIDNDKNFLSFKVVHGDGKDKLEGLKIPVDKGIAGYIFSTQNPVISNDTANDPRFFSQIDKITGLKTQKIIGVPLVKDGVSIGVIEIVNKVDNSDFTEDELELLRIFAEQAVIAINNAIMLKKIKDRARELEYLYNISNSTISSIQNTQEVFQSIIKTVSEITKAKKISIMTFDEKERILKVVSSVGLEEEIMDSLWVSIDDLKSPAVVSYKEGKHILMENVDIDPIFGPNKSSRYKANSFMIFPIRTHNDIVGVLNITEIPDGLGKVEKEDIELLQLIANQIGYVYESIRTYQREIEKKALDRELEVMRKIQMEMLPSNFDFGTKLDVYFYVEPYKVIGGDFYDVFYVSDGKLCFFLGDVSGKGLHASIFMAAVKSTLKALSFEFKEPKRVLEASNSIVFQYSETSMFSTLFFGLIDIEKMTLKFSNAGHGQQLLIRNGDVIPLYNKGLPLCIYDNVTYEQSEIPILKGDLIVVYSDGITESVNSNEDMFGENRIIDIVSKNYHLSSYGISQILLTTLKNFKVENPNYDDDISLGIIKIL; the protein is encoded by the coding sequence ATGAACAGGAAAATGGAGAAAACAAGTAGCAATCTGTCAAGAATTCTTGAGATAAACAAAAAGATAAATTCGTATTATGATTTGAGAGATATTTTAGAAAACATTTTGTTATCTGCTAGGGAGTTATTTAACGCATCGGGTGGATCAATCCTTCTGATTGATAATGACAAAAATTTTTTGAGTTTCAAGGTTGTTCATGGTGATGGCAAAGATAAATTAGAAGGATTGAAGATACCTGTGGATAAAGGCATAGCAGGATATATATTTTCAACTCAAAACCCTGTAATATCCAATGATACAGCGAATGATCCTCGTTTCTTCAGTCAGATTGACAAGATAACAGGTCTTAAAACACAGAAAATAATAGGTGTCCCTCTGGTAAAGGATGGAGTGTCTATAGGTGTTATTGAGATCGTGAATAAGGTAGATAACAGTGATTTTACAGAGGATGAACTAGAACTTTTGAGAATATTTGCCGAACAAGCAGTAATAGCTATAAACAACGCCATAATGCTTAAGAAGATAAAAGATAGAGCTAGAGAACTAGAATATCTATACAATATAAGTAATTCAACTATATCCTCAATACAAAATACGCAAGAAGTTTTCCAAAGTATAATCAAAACTGTGTCTGAGATAACCAAGGCAAAAAAAATTTCAATAATGACCTTTGATGAAAAAGAAAGAATATTGAAGGTTGTGTCTTCAGTAGGTTTGGAAGAAGAGATTATGGATTCCCTATGGGTCAGCATTGACGACCTTAAAAGTCCTGCGGTTGTATCGTATAAAGAAGGTAAGCATATATTGATGGAGAATGTTGATATAGACCCCATATTCGGACCTAACAAATCCTCAAGGTATAAGGCAAACTCATTTATGATTTTCCCCATAAGGACTCATAATGATATTGTAGGTGTTTTAAATATAACTGAAATCCCTGATGGTTTAGGCAAAGTTGAGAAAGAAGATATTGAACTTTTGCAGTTGATAGCTAATCAGATAGGTTATGTCTATGAAAGCATAAGAACCTATCAGAGAGAGATAGAGAAGAAGGCACTAGATAGAGAGTTAGAAGTGATGAGAAAAATACAGATGGAAATGTTACCATCCAATTTTGATTTCGGGACTAAATTGGATGTTTATTTCTATGTTGAACCTTATAAGGTGATAGGTGGTGATTTCTATGATGTTTTTTATGTATCGGATGGCAAGTTATGCTTTTTCCTTGGAGATGTTTCTGGAAAGGGATTACATGCTTCAATATTTATGGCAGCAGTAAAATCAACTCTAAAAGCATTATCCTTTGAATTCAAAGAGCCGAAAAGAGTTTTAGAAGCATCAAACTCAATAGTATTCCAGTATTCTGAAACTAGCATGTTTTCCACACTATTTTTCGGTTTAATAGATATTGAAAAAATGACGCTTAAGTTCTCTAACGCAGGACACGGACAACAATTGCTAATAAGAAACGGTGATGTTATACCTCTTTATAACAAAGGATTACCGCTATGCATCTATGATAATGTTACTTATGAGCAATCCGAAATTCCTATTCTGAAGGGGGACTTGATTGTTGTTTATTCTGATGGTATCACAGAGTCGGTTAATAGCAATGAAGATATGTTTGGTGAAAATAGGATTATTGATATCGTGAGCAAGAACTATCACCTTTCTTCCTATGGTATAAGTCAGATTCTACTTACTACTCTCAAAAACTTCAAGGTTGAGAACCCAAACTATGATGATGACATATCTCTAGGAATTATAAAGATCCTTTAG